ATCCAATTACGATCACTAGCATTGTGCCTAATGAGAAGAAGGttcgaaaatttatcattcatGCTCAGACATGAAGCTAGTAAACACGCgagatgttgaaaaatgtacgaCAACGGTGTGATTCATttcttgtatatttttgttacCGATGACTAATCGAAAGTTTGTGAGTATCAATTATCACATGTCAACATAAAATTGAGACTTCTTTCGGAACTTGAGGCTTTTCTTGCTTacgttttttatttgaaaacttatagattaggaaaaaaattcaataacagTACCTGCCAAAGCTGCGAATATTTGGGGAGAGGGCTTCGTCTTCTTCATGTTTCttcctttcaaaattttcaagattctTTCACGCTTCACTAGTTCACGCAGTTAGcagtttagaaaataatttgggGATCCCACCGATGGGTAGCGAATGacttattatttaaatttatatattttctgaAGAAATGATTTACAAAGCTGTATAATCCATTACGTTTCACAACAGAACAGGCGAgatagaatattgaaaatatcaaattttttgccgTCAAAATTCACCCTGCAGTCTTGGACGAGAGATCTTGATGATCGAAATGATGCGCGATAAGACGACTGCAAGTGAGTGACAAGATCCTACGGTCGAATCCATTGACATATCAACATACTATTAAATTGTATACGATATGACGAGATAATATAAGTCGAGAATTCTCGCAAGccaataaaacaaatttaacgCTAAGGTGCTGCATAGATGAGTCACCAGAATCGGAACAATTCACTATTTGCTTCTTAATTCACCGGTTCTCATCTATcttatgaatttgaaatatttgtggTTCTCATTTGCCATAACATACATAATTGGCATTTGAAATACTTCAAAGCTCCAGCTATCACAGCACGTAGACACTCATTATCACAGCTTCGTGCTTTTTATAAACGTAAACACTGATTTGCATCTAGTCTTAAGGATAGTTTAACGGGAGTAAagagtgaaataatttaaggGTATAACTTACGTTCGTTAGATATCCTAGACACGTAGAAATTCGATCTCTTTTAAAATCAGTATTTTGAGTTAAAAAAGTCGTCGTTCCAGCTACTGAAgtattcattaatttcttaTGAATTACCGATTGAAGGTGTAGGTTAATATCGAAATCGGGTCAAGTCCGTTTCTCGttacatgtgtataatatatacagtatcatatatacgtgtatacatattaaatattcaagtaAAGTTATTTGGCATTAGCTTATATAATACGAAACAAATGATTGCACTCGACGTAGGCAAAATCAGAGTTGCAAAAGCTTAATTTCGCATATTCTTCACTGTCACAAGAAATGGTTTTCTTAAAGACAAATTAAATcaacaatatatattttttactttgtacGAAGTCTGCAATTTTCTGACGGTCCAGTTTCAACGTGATGGTTTTAATACCAATAACGTAAAATATACCGGCCATGACCATTCGGGCAACTTTTACGTCACACTACTCCGTCCAGTTTTCCCACATTCTTCCGCAATTTAATTCTGCGCCATTGCTCGTTTTCACGACAAGTTTCAGTCGAAAGTATACATCAAAATATACATTCACAGCATTGGTTTCGTAACTCCGTGAAGTTCGTCTTGAATCTCATTTAGCGAACGCCTTTTCGTCTCGGGAACAACAAAGAATATGAACGCCGTTGACACCGTACTACAGACTGTGAATATATACAGTGCTACGTGGATGCCGTAAGCATCCGAAACGATTTGGTACAATTTGGTAACGCAAATTCCAGCTGCGCACATGTAGGTAACAGCTGCAGTCATGGCTAAGGCCTTGACCTCGCAGGGAAATATTTCGGCGGTTGTTACCATCGGTATAGTTCCCATGCCCGATGTGTAGCTGACCAAAAATGCAATCATTGCCACCAGTGGAAGCCACGAGACCGCCGTCAAATCGGCTCCGTTGGCTTGTAGATGAAAGTAAACAGCTTCGGCTGTTCGACAGATAATGCAACATAGGGTGAAGAACGGCTCTGTCATGTTCAGAGTACCAAAGCATGCAGCATCGCTGGACCCCTAAATTTCCTTACCGAATAAGAAGAGTGTGCTTAGTGATATGGACGTGAGAAGCAAAGGTCTTCTTCCCGCCACGTCAGCTAAGAAGATTACCATGGCGGCAGTTGTCAGCTTAACGATTCCCAATATGATTATGAAAATACCGGTGCTGAGCCCAGAGTCCACCTGGTTGAAGATGATCGTCGAGTAAGCTAAAATCGCTGTGATTCCGGAAGCCTGTTGGCAAGTCAGCAGCCCAATCATGATGACTAGTGCCTGTAAATATCAATGAACAGCCCTGTATCAGCGTTAAGCTTCGTATACGTGTTCAAGGTCTTGCCAACAAGGCTTAGGATCAACTGTAGACTCGTTACTGATAAGATGAGCAGATATAATTGAAACGACATACTTTTTGATTTCCCTTAACTGTGCACAGCTCCGTTATCGATCTAACATCCTTTCGCTTCAACGTGAcgttcatttgaatttttttcgtctcttcGGCAACGTCGGATATCCCTCTTAGCCATTTTAGACTCTTTTCGCTCTTTCTGTGAACTCTCTTCATCGCAAAATAGTACGGCGATTCCGGCATCCAGATAAACGTCAAGGTGTAGACAACGGGAACGACAGCACCAACCGCTGCAAGAGTAGCTCGGTTCACCCAAGGACCAATTCCATATGACATAAGGGTTCCTAAATTCATCATAACTGTAACCAGAATCCCAAAGGCTCCGCGCATTCTGTCTTCAGCAATTTCACTTACGTAAATTGGCATACCAGTGAAAATAGCACCATTGCCAATGCCAGCGATGAACCTGAACATCGATAAGCAGATCACGTGTGTTGAGTCAGACGATTTTCCGCATCgtcaaattataattttgaaatggaTCTAGAAAACCTTGTAACTCTTACCGTGCCAGGTAAAACCACCAGTAGGTTTGTGCGACAGCAATGAGTACGCACGAAACGAATAAAGGGACTGACATTAAAAGTAGTAGCGTCTTTCTGCCCCATCTGTCGATCAGTAAGAGAGAAAGTATCGTCCCAAAGATGCTACCCATTAGAAGAAAACTAGCGATCCAAGAACCTTGGCTTGACGTAACCAAGATGTCGGAGTCTTTAGCCTGCAGCTTTGCCAAAGACGGAGACGCCCATCCTATGTGAAATCCACTAGCAATCAGGATCAGAGTAGCTGGATACAGAAAAGGTAGGGTGTGCTGTCAATTACAGAAGAACATCAAAAGTTGTCAAGTAGAGTGTGCTCCATATTGCCTGATTAGTTGGCACAATccatataatttttgtttgaaatcgaaaatcgaGATCCAATATGGGGAAaacaaatctaaaaatattctgattttgattgaaattgtTAGGTGAAGACTCTTTGGGTCACCGACAACGAATCCAACGTCAgacttccaaaatttgtaatggtTGATCCATTATAATgattcagaataaaaaaaaaatcgtcatattttcatgtaatatggTATCCGCGGAATTTGTAGTTCGAAATGGATATTAATCTTTTTTCTGACTCGTAAACTTGGAACTTATAGTGAGAGAACGGAAAGTTCAAGGGCTGAATTTATGGCCCGTTTAAGGCCGcttgttttcttctcttcgttATGCACGGTAATCAATTAACTGTCGTTGACCTTAGGGTGCTAGATATGTGAAGTGATAGTTGGATTTATTACGATAACGTTTGAACGAGTGTCAGGTAACTCTGAGGATAagatttactttcatttcattttgatGTTATATAATAGAACACGTGAGGATCTCACCAGATACGGCTGCGAAGATTTGACGagcacttttcgatttttcgacaatttttggATTCAGAAATCCATTGTCTTGAGATCTTGATGTATCCATCTGGCACCGGAAATCGATTGCACAAAATTCGTGAtgaactgaagaaaaaataaacgtatTCAACATAGATGTAACAATTCACGGTTGTCCACATCGTGCTTTTGATTTATATGGTACTTGTTACATGAGACCAAGGGAAATTTGGGCCCATTGATAAGGCCCCGTATCTCTTTGCTTATTGCTTGATTTATAGACTTTAAGTCTTTATACGTTATTGTCATCAAAAGAGGCAAGATTGGCCCGAAGACTGGAGTGGACGGCTCAAGAACAACTTTTTGAAGAAGGTGTAAGTAAGTTAGTAAGTATGAAATGTCTCATTTTATTCGCGCATGAACTTCAGTTTAACTCCAAGCGCATTTTTCTCTCCTTACGTCTTTATTAGTTGAACTAGAATTatccaaaaatattcaaacgttt
This is a stretch of genomic DNA from Diprion similis isolate iyDipSimi1 chromosome 9, iyDipSimi1.1, whole genome shotgun sequence. It encodes these proteins:
- the LOC124410252 gene encoding facilitated trehalose transporter Tret1-2 homolog isoform X1, with the translated sequence MDTSRSQDNGFLNPKIVEKSKSARQIFAAVSATLILIASGFHIGWASPSLAKLQAKDSDILVTSSQGSWIASFLLMGSIFGTILSLLLIDRWGRKTLLLLMSVPLFVSCVLIAVAQTYWWFYLARFIAGIGNGAIFTGMPIYVSEIAEDRMRGAFGILVTVMMNLGTLMSYGIGPWVNRATLAAVGAVVPVVYTLTFIWMPESPYYFAMKRVHRKSEKSLKWLRGISDVAEETKKIQMNVTLKRKDVRSITELCTVKGNQKALVIMIGLLTCQQASGITAILAYSTIIFNQVDSGLSTGIFIIILGIVKLTTAAMVIFLADVAGRRPLLLTSISLSTLFLFAEAVYFHLQANGADLTAVSWLPLVAMIAFLVSYTSGMGTIPMVTTAEIFPCEVKALAMTAAVTYMCAAGICVTKLYQIVSDAYGIHVALYIFTVCSTVSTAFIFFVVPETKRRSLNEIQDELHGVTKPML
- the LOC124410252 gene encoding facilitated trehalose transporter Tret1-2 homolog isoform X2 — protein: MDTSRSQDNGFLNPKIVEKSKSARQIFAAVSATLILIASGFHIGWASPSLAKLQAKDSDILVTSSQGSWIASFLLMGSIFGTILSLLLIDRWGRKTLLLLMSVPLFVSCVLIAVAQTYWWFYLARFIAGIGNGAIFTGMPIYVSEIAEDRMRGAFGILVTVMMNLGTLMSYGIGPWVNRATLAAVGAVVPVVYTLTFIWMPESPYYFAMKRVHRKSEKSLKWLRGISDVAEETKKIQMNVTLKRKDVRSITELCTVKGNQKASGITAILAYSTIIFNQVDSGLSTGIFIIILGIVKLTTAAMVIFLADVAGRRPLLLTSISLSTLFLFAEAVYFHLQANGADLTAVSWLPLVAMIAFLVSYTSGMGTIPMVTTAEIFPCEVKALAMTAAVTYMCAAGICVTKLYQIVSDAYGIHVALYIFTVCSTVSTAFIFFVVPETKRRSLNEIQDELHGVTKPML